A DNA window from Coffea arabica cultivar ET-39 chromosome 6c, Coffea Arabica ET-39 HiFi, whole genome shotgun sequence contains the following coding sequences:
- the LOC113691531 gene encoding uncharacterized protein isoform X3: MLCAMTNSLPSVKVEMEGTTKSIKDSVLAEMRRLKECKGGKDCLGAEGVLRVSMGCFMFYFVMFLSTAGTSKLNERREFWHSGWWSAKIFMMMMLIILPFLLPAEVISLYGEVAHFGAGVFLLIQLISIISFITWLNDCCQSEKYSDRCQIHIMLLATTAYVVCIIGIILMYIWYTPEPSCLLNIFFITWTLVLLQLMTSVSLHPKINAGFLTPGLMGLYVVFLCWSAIRSEPPEEKCIRKAETAIKGDWLTIISFIVAVLAIVIATFSTGIDSKCFQFRKDEAEKDDVPYGYAFFHFVFATGAMYFAMLLIGWNTHHSMKKWTIDVGWTSSWVRIVNEWLAACVYIWMVVAPIIWKSRQATESPV, encoded by the exons ATGCTTTGTGCAATGACAAACTCTCTGCCAAGTGTCAAAGTTGAGATGGAGGGCACAACAAAAAGCATCAAGGATAG TGTACTGGCAGAAATGCGGA GACTGAAAGAATGCAAGGGAGGGAAAGATTGTTTAGGAGCAGAAGGAGTATTGAGAGTGAGCATGGGATGCTTT ATGTTCTACTTTGTAATGTTTCTCTCTACTGCTGGTACTTCAAAGTTAAATGAGCGTAGAGAGTTCTGGCATTCTGGTTGGTGGTCTGCTAAGATCTTCATGATGATGATGCTGATTATCCTGCCTTTTCTACTTCCTGCTGAGGTCATTTCACTTTATG GGGAAGTTGCACATTTTGGTGCTGG GGTATTTTTGCTAATCCAGCTAATCAGTATAATCAGTTTTATTACATGGCTAAATGATTGTTGCCAATCTGAAAAGTATTCAGATAGATG CCAAATCCACATTATGTTACTTGCAACAACAGCATATGTCGTTTGCATAATTGGGATCATTTTGATGTACATTTGGTATACTCCAGAACCATCCTGCCTACTTAACATTTTCTTCATCACCTGGACACTAGTACTTCTCCAGCTCATGACCAGTGTCTCTCTCCACCCCAAA ATAAACGCGGGCTTTTTGACTCCAGGACTTATGGGGTTGTATGTGGTGTTCCTCTGCTGGTCGGCCATTAGGAG TGAACCACCGGAAGAAAAATGCATTAGAAAAGCGGAAACTGCAATAAAAGGAGACTGGCTCACCATTATA AGCTTTATTGTCGCAGTCCTCGCAATTGTAATAGCTACATTTTCAACTGGCATTGACTCAAAATGTTTTCAG TTCAGGAAGGATGAGGCAGAGAAAGACGATGTTCCATATGGCTATgcgttttttcattttgtttttgcaaCTGGAGCCATGTACTTTGCCATGCTTCTAATTGGTTGGAACACTCATCACTCCATGAAAAA ATGGACTATCGATGTGGGTTGGACCAGCAGTTGGGTGAGGATAGTAAACGAATGGCTAGCTGCTTGTGTCTACA
- the LOC113691531 gene encoding uncharacterized protein isoform X1: MLCAMTNSLPSVKVEMEGTTKSIKDRYAKLVEGSWFSQFCHGSNPWMARYVYGLIFLVANLLAWAVRDYGHSVLAEMRRLKECKGGKDCLGAEGVLRVSMGCFMFYFVMFLSTAGTSKLNERREFWHSGWWSAKIFMMMMLIILPFLLPAEVISLYGEVAHFGAGVFLLIQLISIISFITWLNDCCQSEKYSDRCQIHIMLLATTAYVVCIIGIILMYIWYTPEPSCLLNIFFITWTLVLLQLMTSVSLHPKINAGFLTPGLMGLYVVFLCWSAIRSEPPEEKCIRKAETAIKGDWLTIISFIVAVLAIVIATFSTGIDSKCFQFRKDEAEKDDVPYGYAFFHFVFATGAMYFAMLLIGWNTHHSMKKWTIDVGWTSSWVRIVNEWLAACVYIWMVVAPIIWKSRQATESPV, encoded by the exons ATGCTTTGTGCAATGACAAACTCTCTGCCAAGTGTCAAAGTTGAGATGGAGGGCACAACAAAAAGCATCAAGGATAGGTATGCCAAGCTTGTGGAGGGCTCTTGGTTTAGTCAATTCTGCCATGGTTCCAATCCTTGGATGGCTAGATATGTCTATGGCTTGATATTCCTTGTTGCAAATTTGCTTGCATGGGCTGTTCGTGATTATGGCCACAGTGTACTGGCAGAAATGCGGA GACTGAAAGAATGCAAGGGAGGGAAAGATTGTTTAGGAGCAGAAGGAGTATTGAGAGTGAGCATGGGATGCTTT ATGTTCTACTTTGTAATGTTTCTCTCTACTGCTGGTACTTCAAAGTTAAATGAGCGTAGAGAGTTCTGGCATTCTGGTTGGTGGTCTGCTAAGATCTTCATGATGATGATGCTGATTATCCTGCCTTTTCTACTTCCTGCTGAGGTCATTTCACTTTATG GGGAAGTTGCACATTTTGGTGCTGG GGTATTTTTGCTAATCCAGCTAATCAGTATAATCAGTTTTATTACATGGCTAAATGATTGTTGCCAATCTGAAAAGTATTCAGATAGATG CCAAATCCACATTATGTTACTTGCAACAACAGCATATGTCGTTTGCATAATTGGGATCATTTTGATGTACATTTGGTATACTCCAGAACCATCCTGCCTACTTAACATTTTCTTCATCACCTGGACACTAGTACTTCTCCAGCTCATGACCAGTGTCTCTCTCCACCCCAAA ATAAACGCGGGCTTTTTGACTCCAGGACTTATGGGGTTGTATGTGGTGTTCCTCTGCTGGTCGGCCATTAGGAG TGAACCACCGGAAGAAAAATGCATTAGAAAAGCGGAAACTGCAATAAAAGGAGACTGGCTCACCATTATA AGCTTTATTGTCGCAGTCCTCGCAATTGTAATAGCTACATTTTCAACTGGCATTGACTCAAAATGTTTTCAG TTCAGGAAGGATGAGGCAGAGAAAGACGATGTTCCATATGGCTATgcgttttttcattttgtttttgcaaCTGGAGCCATGTACTTTGCCATGCTTCTAATTGGTTGGAACACTCATCACTCCATGAAAAA ATGGACTATCGATGTGGGTTGGACCAGCAGTTGGGTGAGGATAGTAAACGAATGGCTAGCTGCTTGTGTCTACA
- the LOC113691531 gene encoding uncharacterized protein isoform X2: MLCAMTNSLPSVKVEMEGTTKSIKDRYAKLVEGSWFSQFCHGSNPWMARYVYGLIFLVANLLAWAVRDYGHSVLAEMRRLKECKGGKDCLGAEGVLRVSMGCFMFYFVMFLSTAGTSKLNERREFWHSGWWSAKIFMMMMLIILPFLLPAEVISLYGEVAHFGAGVFLLIQLISIISFITWLNDCCQSEKYSDRCQIHIMLLATTAYVVCIIGIILMYIWYTPEPSCLLNIFFITWTLVLLQLMTSVSLHPKINAGFLTPGLMGLYVVFLCWSAIRSEPPEEKCIRKAETAIKGDWLTIISFIVAVLAIVIATFSTGIDSKCFQFRKDEAEKDDVPYGYAFFHFVFATGAMYFAMLLIGWNTHHSMKKNN, translated from the exons ATGCTTTGTGCAATGACAAACTCTCTGCCAAGTGTCAAAGTTGAGATGGAGGGCACAACAAAAAGCATCAAGGATAGGTATGCCAAGCTTGTGGAGGGCTCTTGGTTTAGTCAATTCTGCCATGGTTCCAATCCTTGGATGGCTAGATATGTCTATGGCTTGATATTCCTTGTTGCAAATTTGCTTGCATGGGCTGTTCGTGATTATGGCCACAGTGTACTGGCAGAAATGCGGA GACTGAAAGAATGCAAGGGAGGGAAAGATTGTTTAGGAGCAGAAGGAGTATTGAGAGTGAGCATGGGATGCTTT ATGTTCTACTTTGTAATGTTTCTCTCTACTGCTGGTACTTCAAAGTTAAATGAGCGTAGAGAGTTCTGGCATTCTGGTTGGTGGTCTGCTAAGATCTTCATGATGATGATGCTGATTATCCTGCCTTTTCTACTTCCTGCTGAGGTCATTTCACTTTATG GGGAAGTTGCACATTTTGGTGCTGG GGTATTTTTGCTAATCCAGCTAATCAGTATAATCAGTTTTATTACATGGCTAAATGATTGTTGCCAATCTGAAAAGTATTCAGATAGATG CCAAATCCACATTATGTTACTTGCAACAACAGCATATGTCGTTTGCATAATTGGGATCATTTTGATGTACATTTGGTATACTCCAGAACCATCCTGCCTACTTAACATTTTCTTCATCACCTGGACACTAGTACTTCTCCAGCTCATGACCAGTGTCTCTCTCCACCCCAAA ATAAACGCGGGCTTTTTGACTCCAGGACTTATGGGGTTGTATGTGGTGTTCCTCTGCTGGTCGGCCATTAGGAG TGAACCACCGGAAGAAAAATGCATTAGAAAAGCGGAAACTGCAATAAAAGGAGACTGGCTCACCATTATA AGCTTTATTGTCGCAGTCCTCGCAATTGTAATAGCTACATTTTCAACTGGCATTGACTCAAAATGTTTTCAG TTCAGGAAGGATGAGGCAGAGAAAGACGATGTTCCATATGGCTATgcgttttttcattttgtttttgcaaCTGGAGCCATGTACTTTGCCATGCTTCTAATTGGTTGGAACACTCATCACTCCATGAAAAA GAACAATTAA
- the LOC113693721 gene encoding uncharacterized protein isoform X1, translating into MKKETLFHLNPVLFLLSLLVLLPFFGVVHSARISHGPLTDAEAHYIRQRQLLSYRDEFGDRGELVTVDPTLTFENPRLRNAYIALQAWKEAILSDPSNFTGDWVGSDVCKYTGVFCAPAPDNPKIRTVAGIDLNHADIAGYLPAELGLLTDLGLFHINSNRFCGTIPGTFKHLEILFELDLSNNRFAGKFPYVVLSLPKLIFLDIRFNEFEGTVPPQLFDKPLDAIFINHNRFAFELPDNFGNSPVSVIVLANNKFHGCVPASIGNMSNLNEVIFLNNAFRSCVPEEIGLLKNLTVLDLSFNQLMGPLPDNIGGLVSLEQLDVAHNMLRGSIPQSICQLPRLQNFTFSFNFFTGEPPTCLALPAFDDRQNCLPARPAQRPAAQCKAFLSKKIHCSAFKCHPFIPTLPPPPPPSPPPPVPVPSSPPPPVPVPSSPPPPVPVPSLPPPLSSPPPPVYTPASPPPPPVYSPPPPPPVYSPPPPPPSPPPPSPPPPPPPPPPSPPPPIYSPPPPPPSPPPPSPPPPSPPPPSPPPPAISPPPPSPPPPSPTPPYCVRSPPPPPPNSPPPPLYSPPPIPYYYNSPPPPPPNSPPPPPPVYIYSSPPPPPVVHSPPPPPVVHSPPPPHSPPPPSPPCIEPPPPPPPCIEPPPPPPPCIEPPPPPSPPPCIEPPPPPPSPSPPPPPYIYKPPPSPSPPPPPIIYNSPPPPSPPTYYNSPPPPPSPSQSPPPPVHYNSPPPPSPSPPPPVHYHSPPPPSPSPPPPIPCEHPPPPPPVIYGSPPPPAPVYEGPLPPVIGVSYASPPPPPFY; encoded by the coding sequence ATGAAGAAAGAAACTTTGTTTCACCTCAATCCTGTCCTATTTCTACTCTCATTGTTGGTTCTCTTGCCATTTTTTGGGGTTGTTCATTCGGCCCGAATCAGCCATGGACCTCTGACTGATGCAGAAGCGCACTACATTAGGCAAAGACAGCTGCTTTCCTACAGGGATGAGTTTGGGGACAGAGGTGAGCTGGTGACCGTCGACCCAACCTTAACTTTTGAGAATCCAAGGCTCAGAAATGCATACATTGCATTACAGGCCTGGAAAGAAGCCATCTTGTCAGATCCCTCCAACTTCACTGGGGATTGGGTTGGATCTGATGTGTGCAAGTACACTGGAGTCTTCTGCGCTCCGGCGCCGGACAACCCCAAAATCCGCACGGTAGCCGGCATCGACCTTAACCACGCTGACATTGCCGGGTACCTCCCGGCAGAGCTGGGACTTCTCACAGATCTCGGTCTCTTCCACATCAATTCCAACAGGTTTTGTGGGACTATCCCCGGAACGTTCAAGCATTTGGAGATACTGTTCGAATTGGACTTGAGTAACAACCGGTTTGCTGGCAAATTCCCTTACGTCGTGCTCAGTTTACCAAAATTGATATTCTTAGACATAAGGTTCAACGAATTCGAAGGAACCGTTCCCCCACAGCTATTCGACAAGCCGTTGGATGCCATATTCATCAACCACAACAGGTTTGCCTTTGAATTGCCCGACAACTTCGGCAATTCGCCAGTTTCAGTGATAGTCCTGGCCAACAACAAGTTCCATGGGTGCGTGCCAGCAAGTATTGGCAACATGAGCAATCTGAATGAGGTTATTTTCTTGAACAACGCGTTCAGATCTTGTGTGCCGGAGGAAATTGGACTGCTCAAGAATTTGACTGTCTTGGATTTGAGCTTCAACCAATTGATGGGGCCATTGCCGGATAACATTGGTGGGCTGGTGAGTTTGGAGCAGCTGGATGTGGCGCATAACATGCTGAGAGGGTCTATTCCGCAGAGCATATGCCAGCTTCCAAGGCTTCAGAATTTCACGttttcttttaactttttcaCTGGTGAGCCTCCGACGTGTTTGGCCCTGCCAGCATTCGACGACCGCCAGAATTGTTTGCCGGCTAGGCCAGCGCAGCGCCCTGCTGCTCAGTGTAAGGCATTCTTGTCCAAGAAAATTCATTGCAGTGCATTCAAGTGTCATCCGTTTATTCCTACCTTGCCCCCTCCTCCTCCACCTTCACCGCCACCTCCAGTGCCGGTACCCTCATCGCCTCCTCCCCCAGTGCCGGTACCCTCATCGCCTCCTCCCCCAGTGCCGGTACCCTCATTGCCCCCTCCTCTTTCCTCTCCTCCACCGCCAGTTTATACACCCGCATCACCCCCACCACCACCTGTTtactctcctcctcctccaccgcCAGTTTATTCTCCGCCACCTCCTCCCCCCTCACCGCCTCcaccttctcctcctcctcctcctccgcctCCTCCGCCTTCACCTCCTCCGCCAATTTACTCACCGCCACCACCTCCTCCATCTCCTCCTCCACCTTCTCCCCCTCCTCCATCTCCTCCACCGCCATCTCCACCTCCTCCGGCTATCTCACCACCTCCACCTTCCCCTCCACCTCCTTCGCCTACTCCGCCATACTGTGTGCGCTCACCGCCGCCTCCACCACCAAATTCTCCACCACCTCCTCTATACTCTCCACCACCTATCCCCTACTATTATAATTCACCCCCACCTCCGCCACCAAACTCACCCCCACCTCCACCACCAGTGTACATTTACTCATCGCCGCCCCCGCCACCAGTTGTACACTCCCCGCCTCCACCGCCAGTTGTACACTCCCCGCCTCCACCTCATTCACCTCCACCACCATCACCACCTTGTATAGAACcccctccaccaccaccaccttgTATAGAACcccctccaccaccaccaccttgTATAGAACCCCCTCCACCACCATCACCACCGCCTTGTATAgaaccaccaccacctccgccaTCAccttcaccaccaccaccaccatatATTTATAAGCCACCACCATCACCATCACCCCCACCACCACCGATTATATACAATTCACCACCTCCACCATCACCACCAACTTACTATAATTCACCGCCGCCGCCGCCATCGCCATCGCAATCGCCTCCACCCCCAGTTCACTACAACTCACCACCTCCCCCATCACCATCACCTCCCCCGCCAGTTCATTACCACTCTCCGCCGCCACCATCACCCTCGCCGCCTCCCCCAATTCCATGTGAACATCCACCACCGCCTCCGCCAGTGATTTACGGGAGCCCACCGCCTCCGGCTCCGGTATACGAAGGGCCATTGCCGCCAGTAATTGGGGTGTCATACGCATCTCCCCCACCACCACCCTTCTATTGA
- the LOC113693721 gene encoding uncharacterized protein isoform X3: protein MKKETLFHLNPVLFLLSLLVLLPFFGVVHSARISHGPLTDAEAHYIRQRQLLSYRDEFGDRGELVTVDPTLTFENPRLRNAYIALQAWKEAILSDPSNFTGDWVGSDVCKYTGVFCAPAPDNPKIRTVAGIDLNHADIAGYLPAELGLLTDLGLFHINSNRFCGTIPGTFKHLEILFELDLSNNRFAGKFPYVVLSLPKLIFLDIRFNEFEGTVPPQLFDKPLDAIFINHNRFAFELPDNFGNSPVSVIVLANNKFHGCVPASIGNMSNLNEVIFLNNAFRSCVPEEIGLLKNLTVLDLSFNQLMGPLPDNIGGLVSLEQLDVAHNMLRGSIPQSICQLPRLQNFTFSFNFFTGEPPTCLALPAFDDRQNCLPARPAQRPAAQCKAFLSKKIHCSAFKCHPFIPTLPPPPPPSPPPPVPVPSSPPPPVPVPSSPPPPVPVPSLPPPLSSPPPPVYTPASPPPPPVYSPPPPPPVYSPPPPPPSPPPPSPPPPPPPPPPSPPPPIYSPPPPPPSPPPPSPPPPSPPPPSPPPPAISPPPPSPPPPSPTPPYCVRSPPPPPPNSPPPPLYSPPPIPYYYNSPPPPPPNSPPPPPPVYIYSSPPPPPVVHSPPPPPVVHSPPPPHSPPPPSPPCIEPPPPPPPCIEPPPPPSPPPCIEPPPPPPSPSPPPPPYIYKPPPSPSPPPPPIIYNSPPPPSPPTYYNSPPPPPSPSQSPPPPVHYNSPPPPSPSPPPPVHYHSPPPPSPSPPPPIPCEHPPPPPPVIYGSPPPPAPVYEGPLPPVIGVSYASPPPPPFY, encoded by the exons ATGAAGAAAGAAACTTTGTTTCACCTCAATCCTGTCCTATTTCTACTCTCATTGTTGGTTCTCTTGCCATTTTTTGGGGTTGTTCATTCGGCCCGAATCAGCCATGGACCTCTGACTGATGCAGAAGCGCACTACATTAGGCAAAGACAGCTGCTTTCCTACAGGGATGAGTTTGGGGACAGAGGTGAGCTGGTGACCGTCGACCCAACCTTAACTTTTGAGAATCCAAGGCTCAGAAATGCATACATTGCATTACAGGCCTGGAAAGAAGCCATCTTGTCAGATCCCTCCAACTTCACTGGGGATTGGGTTGGATCTGATGTGTGCAAGTACACTGGAGTCTTCTGCGCTCCGGCGCCGGACAACCCCAAAATCCGCACGGTAGCCGGCATCGACCTTAACCACGCTGACATTGCCGGGTACCTCCCGGCAGAGCTGGGACTTCTCACAGATCTCGGTCTCTTCCACATCAATTCCAACAGGTTTTGTGGGACTATCCCCGGAACGTTCAAGCATTTGGAGATACTGTTCGAATTGGACTTGAGTAACAACCGGTTTGCTGGCAAATTCCCTTACGTCGTGCTCAGTTTACCAAAATTGATATTCTTAGACATAAGGTTCAACGAATTCGAAGGAACCGTTCCCCCACAGCTATTCGACAAGCCGTTGGATGCCATATTCATCAACCACAACAGGTTTGCCTTTGAATTGCCCGACAACTTCGGCAATTCGCCAGTTTCAGTGATAGTCCTGGCCAACAACAAGTTCCATGGGTGCGTGCCAGCAAGTATTGGCAACATGAGCAATCTGAATGAGGTTATTTTCTTGAACAACGCGTTCAGATCTTGTGTGCCGGAGGAAATTGGACTGCTCAAGAATTTGACTGTCTTGGATTTGAGCTTCAACCAATTGATGGGGCCATTGCCGGATAACATTGGTGGGCTGGTGAGTTTGGAGCAGCTGGATGTGGCGCATAACATGCTGAGAGGGTCTATTCCGCAGAGCATATGCCAGCTTCCAAGGCTTCAGAATTTCACGttttcttttaactttttcaCTGGTGAGCCTCCGACGTGTTTGGCCCTGCCAGCATTCGACGACCGCCAGAATTGTTTGCCGGCTAGGCCAGCGCAGCGCCCTGCTGCTCAGTGTAAGGCATTCTTGTCCAAGAAAATTCATTGCAGTGCATTCAAGTGTCATCCGTTTATTCCTACCTTGCCCCCTCCTCCTCCACCTTCACCGCCACCTCCAGTGCCGGTACCCTCATCGCCTCCTCCCCCAGTGCCGGTACCCTCATCGCCTCCTCCCCCAGTGCCGGTACCCTCATTGCCCCCTCCTCTTTCCTCTCCTCCACCGCCAGTTTATACACCCGCATCACCCCCACCACCACCTGTTtactctcctcctcctccaccgcCAGTTTATTCTCCGCCACCTCCTCCCCCCTCACCGCCTCcaccttctcctcctcctcctcctccgcctCCTCCGCCTTCACCTCCTCCGCCAATTTACTCACCGCCACCACCTCCTCCATCTCCTCCTCCACCTTCTCCCCCTCCTCCATCTCCTCCACCGCCATCTCCACCTCCTCCGGCTATCTCACCACCTCCACCTTCCCCTCCACCTCCTTCGCCTACTCCGCCATACTGTGTGCGCTCACCGCCGCCTCCACCACCAAATTCTCCACCACCTCCTCTATACTCTCCACCACCTATCCCCTACTATTATAATTCACCCCCACCTCCGCCACCAAACTCACCCCCACCTCCACCACCAGTGTACATTTACTCATCGCCGCCCCCGCCACCAGTTGTACACTCCCCGCCTCCACCGCCAGTTGTACACTCCCCGCCTCCACCTCATTCACCTCCACCACCATCACCACCTTGTATAGAACcccctccaccaccaccac cttgTATAGAACCCCCTCCACCACCATCACCACCGCCTTGTATAgaaccaccaccacctccgccaTCAccttcaccaccaccaccaccatatATTTATAAGCCACCACCATCACCATCACCCCCACCACCACCGATTATATACAATTCACCACCTCCACCATCACCACCAACTTACTATAATTCACCGCCGCCGCCGCCATCGCCATCGCAATCGCCTCCACCCCCAGTTCACTACAACTCACCACCTCCCCCATCACCATCACCTCCCCCGCCAGTTCATTACCACTCTCCGCCGCCACCATCACCCTCGCCGCCTCCCCCAATTCCATGTGAACATCCACCACCGCCTCCGCCAGTGATTTACGGGAGCCCACCGCCTCCGGCTCCGGTATACGAAGGGCCATTGCCGCCAGTAATTGGGGTGTCATACGCATCTCCCCCACCACCACCCTTCTATTGA
- the LOC113693721 gene encoding uncharacterized protein isoform X2 has protein sequence MKKETLFHLNPVLFLLSLLVLLPFFGVVHSARISHGPLTDAEAHYIRQRQLLSYRDEFGDRGELVTVDPTLTFENPRLRNAYIALQAWKEAILSDPSNFTGDWVGSDVCKYTGVFCAPAPDNPKIRTVAGIDLNHADIAGYLPAELGLLTDLGLFHINSNRFCGTIPGTFKHLEILFELDLSNNRFAGKFPYVVLSLPKLIFLDIRFNEFEGTVPPQLFDKPLDAIFINHNRFAFELPDNFGNSPVSVIVLANNKFHGCVPASIGNMSNLNEVIFLNNAFRSCVPEEIGLLKNLTVLDLSFNQLMGPLPDNIGGLVSLEQLDVAHNMLRGSIPQSICQLPRLQNFTFSFNFFTGEPPTCLALPAFDDRQNCLPARPAQRPAAQCKAFLSKKIHCSAFKCHPFIPTLPPPPPPSPPPPVPVPSSPPPPVPVPSLPPPLSSPPPPVYTPASPPPPPVYSPPPPPPVYSPPPPPPSPPPPSPPPPPPPPPPSPPPPIYSPPPPPPSPPPPSPPPPSPPPPSPPPPAISPPPPSPPPPSPTPPYCVRSPPPPPPNSPPPPLYSPPPIPYYYNSPPPPPPNSPPPPPPVYIYSSPPPPPVVHSPPPPPVVHSPPPPHSPPPPSPPCIEPPPPPPPCIEPPPPPPPCIEPPPPPSPPPCIEPPPPPPSPSPPPPPYIYKPPPSPSPPPPPIIYNSPPPPSPPTYYNSPPPPPSPSQSPPPPVHYNSPPPPSPSPPPPVHYHSPPPPSPSPPPPIPCEHPPPPPPVIYGSPPPPAPVYEGPLPPVIGVSYASPPPPPFY, from the exons ATGAAGAAAGAAACTTTGTTTCACCTCAATCCTGTCCTATTTCTACTCTCATTGTTGGTTCTCTTGCCATTTTTTGGGGTTGTTCATTCGGCCCGAATCAGCCATGGACCTCTGACTGATGCAGAAGCGCACTACATTAGGCAAAGACAGCTGCTTTCCTACAGGGATGAGTTTGGGGACAGAGGTGAGCTGGTGACCGTCGACCCAACCTTAACTTTTGAGAATCCAAGGCTCAGAAATGCATACATTGCATTACAGGCCTGGAAAGAAGCCATCTTGTCAGATCCCTCCAACTTCACTGGGGATTGGGTTGGATCTGATGTGTGCAAGTACACTGGAGTCTTCTGCGCTCCGGCGCCGGACAACCCCAAAATCCGCACGGTAGCCGGCATCGACCTTAACCACGCTGACATTGCCGGGTACCTCCCGGCAGAGCTGGGACTTCTCACAGATCTCGGTCTCTTCCACATCAATTCCAACAGGTTTTGTGGGACTATCCCCGGAACGTTCAAGCATTTGGAGATACTGTTCGAATTGGACTTGAGTAACAACCGGTTTGCTGGCAAATTCCCTTACGTCGTGCTCAGTTTACCAAAATTGATATTCTTAGACATAAGGTTCAACGAATTCGAAGGAACCGTTCCCCCACAGCTATTCGACAAGCCGTTGGATGCCATATTCATCAACCACAACAGGTTTGCCTTTGAATTGCCCGACAACTTCGGCAATTCGCCAGTTTCAGTGATAGTCCTGGCCAACAACAAGTTCCATGGGTGCGTGCCAGCAAGTATTGGCAACATGAGCAATCTGAATGAGGTTATTTTCTTGAACAACGCGTTCAGATCTTGTGTGCCGGAGGAAATTGGACTGCTCAAGAATTTGACTGTCTTGGATTTGAGCTTCAACCAATTGATGGGGCCATTGCCGGATAACATTGGTGGGCTGGTGAGTTTGGAGCAGCTGGATGTGGCGCATAACATGCTGAGAGGGTCTATTCCGCAGAGCATATGCCAGCTTCCAAGGCTTCAGAATTTCACGttttcttttaactttttcaCTGGTGAGCCTCCGACGTGTTTGGCCCTGCCAGCATTCGACGACCGCCAGAATTGTTTGCCGGCTAGGCCAGCGCAGCGCCCTGCTGCTCAGTGTAAGGCATTCTTGTCCAAGAAAATTCATTGCAGTGCATTCAAGTGTCATCCGTTTATTCCTACCTTGCCCCCTCCTCCTCCACCTTCACCGCCACCTCCAGTGCCGGTACCCTCATCGC CTCCTCCCCCAGTGCCGGTACCCTCATTGCCCCCTCCTCTTTCCTCTCCTCCACCGCCAGTTTATACACCCGCATCACCCCCACCACCACCTGTTtactctcctcctcctccaccgcCAGTTTATTCTCCGCCACCTCCTCCCCCCTCACCGCCTCcaccttctcctcctcctcctcctccgcctCCTCCGCCTTCACCTCCTCCGCCAATTTACTCACCGCCACCACCTCCTCCATCTCCTCCTCCACCTTCTCCCCCTCCTCCATCTCCTCCACCGCCATCTCCACCTCCTCCGGCTATCTCACCACCTCCACCTTCCCCTCCACCTCCTTCGCCTACTCCGCCATACTGTGTGCGCTCACCGCCGCCTCCACCACCAAATTCTCCACCACCTCCTCTATACTCTCCACCACCTATCCCCTACTATTATAATTCACCCCCACCTCCGCCACCAAACTCACCCCCACCTCCACCACCAGTGTACATTTACTCATCGCCGCCCCCGCCACCAGTTGTACACTCCCCGCCTCCACCGCCAGTTGTACACTCCCCGCCTCCACCTCATTCACCTCCACCACCATCACCACCTTGTATAGAACcccctccaccaccaccaccttgTATAGAACcccctccaccaccaccaccttgTATAGAACCCCCTCCACCACCATCACCACCGCCTTGTATAgaaccaccaccacctccgccaTCAccttcaccaccaccaccaccatatATTTATAAGCCACCACCATCACCATCACCCCCACCACCACCGATTATATACAATTCACCACCTCCACCATCACCACCAACTTACTATAATTCACCGCCGCCGCCGCCATCGCCATCGCAATCGCCTCCACCCCCAGTTCACTACAACTCACCACCTCCCCCATCACCATCACCTCCCCCGCCAGTTCATTACCACTCTCCGCCGCCACCATCACCCTCGCCGCCTCCCCCAATTCCATGTGAACATCCACCACCGCCTCCGCCAGTGATTTACGGGAGCCCACCGCCTCCGGCTCCGGTATACGAAGGGCCATTGCCGCCAGTAATTGGGGTGTCATACGCATCTCCCCCACCACCACCCTTCTATTGA